A genome region from Populus alba chromosome 5, ASM523922v2, whole genome shotgun sequence includes the following:
- the LOC118042392 gene encoding uncharacterized protein translates to MVSLEEERLVQMVHDFIESESSTPPIFPASSNCLSINQARCFTLQEMLGRVTEAETRVLETLLKHMRNKNDAEKTTSLKMWLLKRLKMDGFNASICQTSWATSLGCPAGAYEYIDITFKVKKSSAKSSPCSAQLPNSPLEREGSMCPHGGRAHTCSPNGFLGVAKSLMTVTLVTAAEKMVSLKMAHVMAIAVCGHLQWLSPR, encoded by the exons ATGGTTAGCTTAGAAGAAGAAAGGCTGGTTCAAATGGTACATGACTTCATAGAATCAGAATCATCAACACCACCCATATTTCCTGCTTCCTCAAACTGCCTTTCTATCAACCAAGCCAGGTGTTTTACTTTACAG GAGATGCTTGGGAGAGTAACGGAAGCTGAGACGAGAGTTCTTGAGACTCTATTGAAGCATATGAGAAACAAAAATGATGCAGAGAAAACAACCAGTTTGAAGATGTGGCTCCTGAAGAGGCTGAAAATGGATGGTTTTAATGCTTCCATTTGTCAAACTTCTTGGGCCACTTCCTTAGGATGCCCTGCTG GTGCTTACGAGTACATTGACATCACATTCAAAG TGAAGAAAAGCTCAGCAAAATCATCTCCCTGCTCTGCTCAGCTGCCAAACAGTCCCTTAGAGAGAGAGGGCTCCATGTGCCCCCATGGAGGACGAGCTCATACATGCAGTCCAAATGGCTTTCTAGGTGTTGCAAAGTCACTAATGACAGTAACATTGGTTACAGCAGCAGAGAAAATGGTGAGCCTAAAAATGGCTCACGTCATGGCTATAGCAGTCTGTGGACACCTCCAGTGGTTAAGCCCAAGATAA
- the LOC140955597 gene encoding uncharacterized protein, which translates to MAWQQSQIAKLPSRQPSLARETIAAHKNQKCAVSEGPASENLHVNENPDAGKASHPVIETSTNLIIKEQAMRNGLMKPGPQVSSIYQDSQATLNHKEDREQGQSPLAPIDIEAPISQQVQNDSQATDEKEFPKDQFMTASSSQQKSIVLVSPPSAAEQSLASTSASSINETSTQKLASHTSSRETSETISEIESLFATMEQLVRPCPVSSSQPESSANTHAESYESDVGSPESHVYSMGLIKKILMKPLTEVARSPDGLLLLATMKNLKKSDLLNSQQLEIIQAYIDNFDSLVSHHPLYEHQIYRTSALKCSIEHKKKGISDLKNHYGDLMNNASSLAAEKEALKKRLDEIAEEEIHIREDADDLRTQLISWKAELETHMKALPEALRQQNEADNRANNSNEYWGKIRSLFA; encoded by the exons ATGGCATGGCAACAGTCCCAAATTGCCAAGCTGCCATCCAGGCAGCCAAGCTTAGCCCGTGAGACAATTGCAgcacataaaaatcaaaagtgtGCTGTCTCTGAAGGACCAGCTTCTGAGAATTTGCACGTGAATGAGAATCCAGATGCTGGAAAAGCTTCCCATCCTGTCATCGAAACAAGCACTAATCTTATTATCAAAGAACAGGCCATGAGAAATGGATTGATGAAACCTGGCCCTCAAGTGAGCTCAATATACCAAGATTCCCAGGCAACTTTGAATCATAAG GAGGATCGTGAACAAGGTCAGAGTCCCCTAGCTCCCATTGACATTGAAGCTCCCATCTCTCAGCAAGTTCAAAATGATTCTCAAGCAACTGATGAG AAAGAATTCCCAAAAGACCAATTTATGACTGCTTCTTCAAGTCAGCAAAAAAGCATTGTTCTTGTATCTCCTCCGAGTGCTGCAGAACAATCTCTTGCATCAACTTCTGCATCTTCAATCAATGAAACCTCCACTCAGAAGCTCGCATCTCACACTTCCTCGAGAGAAACTTCCGAAACAATTTCAGAAATCGAGTCTCTATTTGCTACCATGGAACAATTGGTCAGACCATGTCCTGTGTCTTCTTCGCAGCCTGAATCAAGTGCAAATACACATGCTGAATCTTATGAGTCTGATGTTGGGAGCCCCGAAAGTCATGTCTACTCTATGGGTTTGATAAAGAAAATCTTAATGAAACCCCTGACGGAAGTAGCAAGATCACCTGATGGCCTCCTTTTGCTAGCTACAATGAAGAATCTAAAGAAAAGCGATCTCCTAAATTCTCAGCAGTTAGAAATCATTCAAGCTTACATTGACAATTTTGATAGTCTAGTGTCCCACCACCCATTGTACGAGCACCAAATCTATAGGACAAGTGCACTGAAATGTTCCATTGAACATAAGAAAAAAGGAATTTCTGACCTCAAGAACCATTACGGAGATCTTATGAACAATGCAAGCAGTCTTGCTGCAGAGAAGGAAGCATTGAAAAAGAGACTTGATGAGATTGCAGAAGAAGAAATTCACATCCGAGAAGATGCAGACGATCTCCGTACACAGCTGATCAGTTGGAAAGCTGAACTAGAAACGCACATGAAAGCTCTTCCAGAAGCTTTGAGACAACAAAATGAAGCTGATAATAGAGCCAACAATTCCAATGAGTATTGGGGTAAGATTCGAAGCTTATTTGCTTGA